ctagaacctctcaagtctaagttgctcCTCCTCAAATGCCACTACCCTAAGCtcgggctgaaccggaataacaagcTGCGATGGCATAACCTTtgggacctgatcaacatggacccgctgctctagagtacggacCGCGGGAGtgtgagctcctcccccagcttgaaATGTGGCTGGTGCAGGTGGAATCAACCACGCTTGAACtagagtaccgaacatgctcaagaattgTGCTAGGGTCTCCAGAAAAACAGGGGTGGCAACAGGTGCCTCGGGTGCCTTCCCCCCAACTTGGGCTACGAGTGGCTCCTCTATCGCGGCTCGGGTTGGTGCTCTCGGTGCACAatgtgcccctcctcggcctctgccccggcctctcgcagctctagtagggggtgcgggtgtctgattGTCGGATCCAatagtgtgtgtcctcaccatatgtgagataaTAGAAAAACAAAGATTCAGATTTTGAAGTCAACGAATTcacacaataaggaatcaaagaaatggAGTTTTCCTAACACTTCCGtagttgatggtaggctataattgtgtATTTTGTCCACCAATTGCACTATAATTTGCTGCACTTTACTAATATTTGAGCTTTAAATGGTATTAATTTGCACTGAGTGTGTATTTTATGCTTCGCAGGAGTGATTCCAAGTACAATGAGGTATTGGAGCTTATTCAAGCTATTATGGAGCTTATTCAAGCTAttatggagctttgaagtctgagtaaaagcccatggAGTATGTTGGGATTGTGTTCGAGGATCAATGGATAATAGTGCATTCAACAAGAAGAATGAAGAAGTGATCAAGAAGCTCCCCAGGTGCATGGTCGTGCACAGGTCGCGCACTGAGCGCGCATGATAAGCAGAACACTGACCAAAGTGCGCGGCCATATGCGCGGTCACCTACCCAGGTGCGCAGCCGAGCACGTCTGTTCCGGAAAACTTTCCCAAGcctattttggtaattttggaggTGACATTGCTTAACCTAAATAATGACCAGCTCATCCAAAAAGGGGATATCTTGGATTTTTAGAGCAACTCTTGGGGGATAAGAAGCAGCACGGTAGCAACGGAAAAGCAAGATACTTGATCCAATTCACTCAATACGAAAGTTTGTTTGAACTTGTGAATTGTaatgtcttcttgttcttctaatactctTGCCATGAATATTTTCTCTGTTATGGAGTAAACTTCCTTAGGGTTATTGACGGATGTGAGAGTTGActattgttttgggttttactcgATGTTAATTGCCCGAATGCattgaatgagttattaattgaattgcaaggCTTATTGTAGTTTTACTTCAATCGAAAGAGAAGTTTTGCTGCTATTTGCATTGTACCATCTTATTTGAGTTGATTTTATGCCTTttctaggtaatcgaaagagcttagaGAGTTATCAATTAACCCAGTTAGGAAGAATAACCGAGAGGTGCTCTTCGAATGATCATCCATTCACTATTTTTGCGCATATGTACATAGGATCTATTATTAGACTAATTAAAGGAATCAAATTAATTCGTAAGAAGAATTTGAATCTTTGAAGTAGCCTAATCATCTGTTGAAATCGAAGGAATCAATAGAAGTTAAGAATGAATTTAACACAAACTTGCCCGGAacaatagttgatcacatatcttgtcatCACCCTTACTTCTCACCCTGCTATTCAATCATTGTGCCTAATCATTAAAGTGTCATTAGTTCTCATAATTGATAATCTTAGTTATAATTATAGTCGATAATAACATCAATCAAAGGTTTATTATTCTGTATGGTGTTGAGCTGAAAATTTATTAGAATATTATTTAAACCAATCCACGTGGAGacgatttaatactatactatctttgactagtgagCCTACGTTTTATACACCGGTTTTGTGctagtcaaattttggcgccattgccggggattggcaattaatagtgtttaaattaatttttagtgCTAATTAAggaacaactttattttattttccttttttacgCTCTTCTCATCTGTGTGCAGGCAACAGGTTAAGTTCAGCAgtgtatgactcgatcctctTCAAAGGACTTGGTGCCATACAACCCAGAGTTAGACAAGCACCTGAGGCAATTGAGAAGAGAGAAAGAATTGAGTCGATTGTTGTTGGGTCAACCTCCAACTCAAAAAATAATGGTAAACAATGAGGAGGTAGTGAACCTAACTATGAGGGAGGTGGCTCAGCAACAGGAAGCACGGCTAGTAGCTGAAGCAGCCAAAATTATGGAGGAAACTGTCGATGGGGAGCGAAGGTTCAATCCCAATCGAAACATAATAGAAGATGAATTTGACAATGGAGTTCCTAGGCCCGGGAGATCGCTAGGAGATTATGCTAGACCAGTGTACAACCAACAACAGTCTAGTGTGAGGCCCCCACCCATCAATGCCAAAAATTTTGAACTCAAATAGGGAGTCATCGAGACCATTCAGAACAGTTGCATTTTTAGAGAAAAATCCAATGAAGACCCCAACAaccatctgatggacttcgatgAAATTATGAACATATTCCGCTATAATGGAGCATCACATGATGCTATCTACCTCAGAGCATTCCCTTGTTTACTTaaggatgatgcaaagcagtggttGAGAAGTCTGCCCATAGTGTCAATTCGTACGTGGGAGAAAATGACTACCAAGTTTATGGAAAAATACTTCTCGGCTGCTAAGACTGGGAGGATGAGGAAGGAGATTCACAATTTCAGCCAAGGTGAAGGAGAGACAGTGTTTGAGGCATGGGAAAGATTTAAGGAGCTACTGCGGAGGTGCCCTCACAACGGAATGGAGCTATAGATGCAACTTCAGGACTTTTGGGACGGGTTAAACCTGTCGTCAAGGAGATTGCTTAATAGTGCAGTTGCAGGTCCTATGATGAAGAAAACTCCTGAAGAGATTGTCACTCTTTTGAATGAACTATCTAAAGATGCGGAATAATGGTCCACATATCAAGGGGATCGAAGAAAATCAGCAGGGATGCACCAAGTAGAATTGTCTGTTGTAATGAATGCCCAAATTGCAGCTCTGGCTAAAGAGGTCAAGAAACTGACGATGGCTCAAGTGCAAATTCAACCACAGGTGGGATGTGACATTTGTGGGTTGGGACACCCTACATATGAGTGTCAAGCTACAACTGAGGAAGTCAACGTTGTGGGGAACTTCAATAGAGGAAACTACGAAGGTGGTAACAACTATAATGCTATGGGTCAAAAACATCCAGGTTTTTCATGGTGTTTACCTAATGGGAGCTTGAACTCATGGCAGCAAAATAATCTCAGACCCCAGGGTCAAGGACCACCAGGTTTTCAGAACCAGCAGAGACAGCAATACCAGCCACCACAGCCAAATCACTCAACTatggaagatctcatgaaggcattCATCAACAAAATAGATGAAAAATTTTAAACTTAGGGCACGACTATCTTAAATTTAGAAAGACAAATGGGTAAAATTGCAAATTTGTTGTCTGAGAGGGCTCCTAGGACTCTTCCCTCTGATACTGAAAAGAACACCAAAGGAAACAATCAAAGTtgtattttgagaaaacgaccccagaatccggatttgatggttccaataggttcgtatgatgactttggacttggtcgtatgttcgaatcgggttttggacaacccgggagcgtttcatcgcttaatagtgaaaatcaactatttaaagatttaaggttctttaaatttggtttggagtaggttttggatcAATTGAGGTCTGCTTGGAATTCCAAGCCtaagaatagctctgtatggtgatttaagacttgcacgcaaaatttggtgtcattcggaGTAGTATAAATATATTTCAGCGCGtgcggagtaagtttgaagaatttgaaatttctaagttgaatcaatttggtttggggtatgattcttagttttgatgttgttttatacgtttcgagggttcgagcgagcCCGTTTTATGATTTAAAACTCGTTGGTATATTCGgccggggtcccgggggcctcgggtgtcaaCCAGACAAGGCTCAGATCAATTTCGGATATTGGAGCAGCAGCTGAAGCTTTTGGATTCtgctgcaaccgcacctgcgcttggccagccacaGGTGTGAAGCTCACAGGTGCGTGGAggacaccgcagaagcggaagggacgcAGATGCGTAGATACAAGCCGCAGAAGCGCACCGCATATGTGACATacaagtcgcagaagcggacggggTCAGCTTAGGGGgaaaccgcatctgcgatgccttttccgcagatgcggagttgcaGAAGCGGCTTGCGAGCCACAAATGCTAAaccactgcttggcagaatgggttaaaaatcggggctcgaccacttttgagcccattttctccattcttgggcgaatttggagctttttgagaggggatttcaactagaaacttgaaggtaagttagttttacacactttgagttaaatacatagattatgggtagattataaccggtaaattttgaaaatcaagggtttagatgaaaaacctagatttttataaaaatgagattttaaccacgaaaatggttatgaaattggatgaaaattgtatatttgagttcttgagattatgggtaacgatttcctccaaaaattttcggaatccgggtacgtgagcccgggatgaattttagaaattttaccattttggataggataatttatttaatagtctaatttcgaattattgaatatgtattaattattttatataacttttggatggTTTCAAATAGAGAAAAACAATAAAGAGAAAAAAGGCTAGAGTAGTGGGGTATAAAAGGAGATTGAAGAAAGTAGGCACATGCTAGATATACAATTCCCTCAAAATATGAAGCGGGAGAAACTTGACAAAtattttgggcgattcttggagatgcTCAAGAAACTTTATGTAAACATTACCTTCACAGAGGTACTCACTCAGATGCCTgcttatgcaaagttcttgaagaaaattcTCTCTAGCAAGAGAAAATTAGAGAAAACAACAGTGGTCAAGCTAAAAGTCCACTGTAGtgcgatattgcaaaacaaaatTCCCCAAAAGTGTGGGGATCCAGGAAGCTTCACCATACCATGCTCGTTGGGGAGTGCAAAGTTTGACAAGGCCCTCTGTGATTCTGGGGCGTCTATAAATCTAATGCCTTTATCTGTATTCAGGAGACTGGAAGGTGAGCTTAGAGTGATCAAATAAATACTAGTGTCCCTACAACTGGCTGACCAGACCACTATTCTACCTGAGAGAATCATTGAAGATATTCTAGTGTGGGTGGACAAGTTTTGTTCCCCATAGACTTTATTGTGGTAGATATGGAGGTGAACAAGGAGGTGCCTCTAATTCTAGGGAGGCCATTTGTATGTACAGGTAGAGCTATCCTTGATATCTATGAGGGACAGCGTATGCTTAAAGTGGGCAATGAAAAAGTGGTGTTTCAGatgaagaggatgatgaaataCCCCAATGATAAGGTATTTGCCTACTCGTGTTTGAAGCTAGATATTGTAGGGGAATTGGCTGAAAAATACAAGTTAGACAAGCTTGTGGGAGATAATCTAGAGAGGTGTATTACTCAGTCTAGCACAGTGGAGGATGAAGATCCTGAAATAAAGAAAGAGGATGAAGCTCTTGAAACTGAGAATCAAATGGTGGATGAGGAGGAACTAAAAGAGGAGGATTCTAAGCGTAATGTGGAATTGAAAGTCCTACCCACTCACTTGAAATATGCTTTTCTTGAAGCTAACAATTTTCCCGTGATTATTTCTAATGACTTGACAGGTACACAAGAGCAAAAGCTGGTGGAGCTGCTGAAAAAGCATAAGAAGGCCATTGGCTGGGGCATAGCTGATATTCAAGGAATTTGTCCTGCCATTTGCGTGCACAAAATTCTGTTGGAAGAAAATAGAAAGCCAGTGGTACAGCCCCAATGCAAGTTGAACAAGAATTTGGAGGAGGTAGTGCACAAGGAGATCATCAACTTTCTATATGCGGGAGTGATTTTCCCTATCTCTGACAGTCAACGGATTAGTCCAGTACAAGTTGTACCTAAGAAGGGAAGCATGGCAGTGGTTAAAAATGAAGACAATGAGTTAATCCCCACAAGAACATTTACTGGgtggagaatgtgcattgattatagaaggcTGAATGATGCAACAAGTAAAAAACACTTCCCACtcccttttattgaccaaatgctctAGAAAGTGGCTGGACACGGATGCTACTGCTTCCTGGATGGGTATTCAGGCTACAATCAGATACCCATTGCCCTAGAAGATGTTGAGAAGACCACATTCACTTGCCCGTCAGGTATGTTTGCAAGAGGATGCCATTTAGGCTGTGTAATGCACCTGCCACTTTTTAGAGGTATATGATATCTATATTCTTCGATTTAAACGAGAAGTGTCTAGAGGTATTCATGGATGTTTTCACCCTTTTTGGTGATGATATTGAGGATTGTTTGATGAATTTGAAGCTCGTACTTGAACGTTGTGAAGCCGCTCACTTGGTTCTTAACtaggagaaatgtcacttcatggtgaaTGAGGGAATAGTCATGGGCCATAAAGTAACTGcacatggaattgaagttgacagaCCTAAAGTTGATGTAATTGCTAGGCTTCCTCCACCAACTTCTGTGAAGAGCATAAGAAGTTTCTTGGGACATGCTGGGTTCTATAGGAGGTTCATCAAAAACTTTTCCAGCATTACCAAGCCGTTGACTGCATTGCTAGCGAAAGATGTCAAGTTCGTTTtcaatgtggagtgcttaagagcATTAGAATTGATAAAAAAGAAGCTTATAAGTGCTCTCATTATGGTGAAACCTGACTGGAGCCAGCCATTTGAGATAATGTGTGATTCTAGTTATATAGCTGTGGGAGTAGTTCTGGGGCAAAGAAAAGATAACATGTTAAGGCCCATCTATTATGCAAGCAGGACGCTGAATGATGCTCAAGTTAACTATGCCACTACTGAGAAAGAGTTCTTTGTTGTGGTCTTTGCTTTTGACAAGTTTAGATCATACGTTGTGGGGAGTAAAGTGATTGTTCACACTGATCACTCAACCTTGAAGTACCTGTTGAGTAAGAAGGAGTCCAAGCCGCTTCTAATGCGATGGGTATTGTTGCTCCAAGAGTTTGACTTGGAGATAAAATATAGGAAGGGCACAGAAAATCAAGTCACATATCATCTATCTTGACTTGAGAAGCTGCCGGTCGAACCAATTGAAATAAGGGAAGAGTTCCCTGATGAGCAGATTTTCTCAATAGCTGCGGTCTCTGAAAGGCCGTCGTGTTTTGCTGATGTAGCCAGCTTCTTGGCTAGTGGATGGTTTCCTCGTGACCTCACTCGTGATCAAAGATGGAAGCTTCAAGTTGAGGTAAAATTTTTTTTAAGGATGACCCTTTCGTGTTTAAACTACGTGCAGATAGTGTGATTAGAAGATGCGTGCCTGAAGAATAGATGGCGAGCATTATGTCTCATTGCCATAATGGTGCAGCTGGAGGATACTAAGGTGGAAATTGCACTGCAGCAAAAGTCATGAAAGCTACTTTCTTTTGGCCTACTTTGTACAAAGACGCAAGAGCATATGTAGCTGCATGTGATAAGTGTCAGAGGGTAGGTAATATTAGCAAGAGGGACGAAATACCTCTCAACTCCATTCTGGTATGTGAAATTATTGTCGTTTGGGgaattgacttcatgggtccatTCCCAACATCGCATTCTCATGAGTATATCCTAGTAGCTATTGACTATGTCTTTAAATGGGTCGAAGCAATCCCTACTAGGACCAATGATGATCGGGTGCTGTGTGAGTTCTTACGGAAAAACATCTTTACCCGCTTTGAGACACCTCGAGTGATTATCACTGACAATGGGTCACATTTTGTGAACAAGTAGTTTGCTGCACTGCTATCCAAGTATGGGGTCACACACAAAATAGGAACCCCGTACCATGCCCAAACTAGTGGGCAAGTTGAAGTGGCCAACCAGGAACTTAAACGAATTCTTGAAAAGAAGGTTAGTGCTTCTTGTAAGGATTGGTCTGTAAAGTTGGATGAAGCTCTATGGGCGTATAGAACTGTATTCAAAACAACCATATGGACTTCTCCATTCAAATTAGTGTATGGAAAATTGTGTTCCTACCTGTTGATGCTTATTGGCACAGATGAATGAATTGGAGGAGTTTCGACTTGACGTGTATGAAAATgcgcagattttcaaggaaaagactaaAAGGTGGCATGATCGTCTGATTAAGGCAAATGAGTTTCATGAAGGGGACATAGTCTTACTGTACAATAGTAGACTCAGATTATTTCCCAAAAAATTCAATTCTAGATGGACACGACCGTATGTGGTGAAACATGTATCACTATATGGGGCAATTGAGATCCAGAGCCATTATGGAACAGAAAGTTTCAAAGTAAATGGGCACAGACTAAAACTGTATCTTGCTGGAGGATTTGTGCAACAATCCTCGAGCATCAAAATCAATTGAGGATGCCCGGTTGAGTCAAGATGACGACTATAACTCAGAACTACCTCTAACCAAAAAAAGAAATTTTAAGAATATATGCGCGACCGCGGGGTGACACCGCTCACTGGTCGCGTAAAACGTTACGACAACTGGTCTCTTAAGAATACAATACTACCATCAATGCCAGTGCCATCTTTCCTCTTCTCCCCTCACCACATCCTCACGAGTTTTCCCTTAGGTAAGTGAGATGCTTTCTCCCTCTTTTCttagtttattttcttttctttttcatgtgttatagtagATTTTTGTTGGTGTTTTCTTTCTGTTTATACTCGTTTTCTTGTGGGGTGGAAGTCGAATTTCACCATGGATGGGCTAGGTGTGACATTGGTGTATCCTTAGTCTAATTGGGGCTAAACTTGTTTTGTGTGGGTGGGTCAGAAAAGCTGTGCATATCAGGTGTTCGTATAAATGCCATAAAGAGTTTGAGAGTGTAATTTTGTGACCAAGTGTGAAGGTGATGTCTGAGTAGCCCTTTCTTGGTTCACCAATTGTGCCATTAGCTGATATTTGGTGTTTGTACAGGTATTATGGCGCCATCCATAAAATGAAAAATCACAGGTGCCTCTTCAAGTGGTCACACTGGCTTATCCTGGTCATGAGCTTCTGCTACTACTCGCCCGTATGATAATAACAAGTTCGTCTCCTAGGCA
This sequence is a window from Nicotiana tomentosiformis chromosome 5, ASM39032v3, whole genome shotgun sequence. Protein-coding genes within it:
- the LOC104098073 gene encoding uncharacterized protein, whose translation is MKREKLDKYFGRFLEMLKKLYVNITFTEVLTQMPAYAKFLKKILSSKRKLEKTTVVKLKVHCSAILQNKIPQKCGDPGSFTIPCSLGSAKFDKALCDSGASINLMPLSVFRRLEDMEVNKEVPLILGRPFVCTGRAILDIYEGQRMLKVGNEKVVFQMKRMMKYPNDKVFAYSCLKLDIVGELAEKYKLDKLVGDNLERCITQSSTVEDEDPEIKKEDEALETENQMVDEEELKEEDSKRNVELKVLPTHLKYAFLEANNFPVIISNDLTGTQEQKLVELLKKHKKAIGWGIADIQGICPAICVHKILLEENRKPVVQPQCKLNKNLEEVVHKEIINFLYAGVIFPISDSQRISPVQVVPKKGSMAVVKNEDNELIPTRTFTGWRMCIDYRRLNDATSYNQIPIALEDVEKTTFTCPSGMFARGCHLGCEKCHFMVNEGIVMGHKVTAHGIEVDRPKVDVIARLPPPTSVKSIRSFLGHAGFYRRFIKNFSSITKPLTALLAKDVKFVFNVECLRALELIKKKLISALIMVKPDWSQPFEIMCDSSYIAVGVVLGQRKDNMLRPIYYASRTLNDAQVNYATTEKEFFVVVFAFDKFRSYVVGSKVIVHTDHSTLKYLLSKKESKPLLMRWLPVEPIEIREEFPDEQIFSIAAVSERPSCFADVASFLASGWFPRDLTRDQRWKLQVELEDTKVEIALQQKS
- the LOC138892456 gene encoding uncharacterized protein, translating into MKATFFWPTLYKDARAYVAACDKCQRVGNISKRDEIPLNSILFAALLSKYGVTHKIGTPYHAQTSGQVEVANQELKRILEKKVSASCKDWSVKLDEALWAYRTMNELEEFRLDVYENAQIFKEKTKRWHDRLIKANEFHEGDIVLLYNSRLRLFPKKFNSRWTRPYVVKHVSLYGAIEIQSHYGTESFKVNGHRLKLYLAGGFVQQSSSIKIN